One genomic region from Kamptonema formosum PCC 6407 encodes:
- a CDS encoding class I SAM-dependent methyltransferase: MSSKSLLEYYQQNSFNPVPISLEDRVAWELHFAKRHNLYERHLGIPFSLLQNSSILEFGCNSGENALVLACVGANLTLVEPNHQVLPQLKALFQKFGVTEHIAALVTEGIDIFESDITYDIVLAEGFLFTLPNRDEMVQKIGQLLKPGGLAVISFNDRYGCLLEMTRRMVVWRAYQLQGIDNVHSQVALNIAEKLYAEDFSKLKASRSFEAWWKDTLINPFLASKYHWSYPELIPLLEQIGCEFYSSSPKWTGIDRFTWYKNVSDSSERHQQLTENLRMYLPFFLTGLPPSAGEKSSASPAVIDSLTNLIEQLSDYTVNWGTPIEAIIYPPLLDEYLSQIQDSRLQQFNREMKNIYEAVKYNQLEQLISVYQASKCVRSMWGAPYHYICFSKMAYS, from the coding sequence GTGTCAAGCAAATCACTTCTTGAATATTACCAACAAAATTCCTTCAACCCAGTCCCAATTTCTCTTGAAGATAGGGTAGCTTGGGAATTGCACTTTGCTAAGCGTCATAACTTATACGAACGCCATTTAGGTATACCCTTTTCTTTGCTACAAAATAGTTCAATTCTTGAGTTTGGTTGTAATTCAGGAGAAAACGCCTTGGTTCTAGCTTGTGTAGGTGCAAACCTCACCCTGGTAGAACCAAATCACCAAGTTTTACCCCAACTCAAAGCGTTATTCCAAAAGTTTGGCGTGACGGAACACATCGCTGCTTTAGTAACAGAAGGAATCGACATATTTGAATCGGATATAACTTATGACATAGTTCTGGCTGAGGGATTTTTATTCACATTACCGAATCGCGATGAAATGGTTCAAAAAATTGGTCAACTGCTCAAACCAGGAGGCTTAGCTGTCATCTCATTCAATGACAGATACGGCTGCTTGCTAGAAATGACAAGACGAATGGTTGTATGGAGAGCATACCAACTCCAAGGAATTGATAACGTTCACAGTCAAGTTGCGCTCAATATTGCTGAAAAGTTATATGCAGAAGATTTCTCAAAATTGAAGGCTTCTCGGTCTTTCGAGGCATGGTGGAAAGATACGTTAATTAACCCGTTTTTGGCCTCAAAATACCATTGGAGCTACCCTGAATTGATCCCGCTACTAGAACAGATTGGCTGTGAATTTTATTCTTCTTCTCCAAAGTGGACAGGAATAGATAGGTTTACCTGGTACAAAAATGTTTCAGATAGTTCAGAACGCCACCAACAATTAACAGAAAACTTGAGGATGTACTTGCCATTTTTTTTAACAGGATTACCTCCATCAGCCGGAGAAAAGAGTTCAGCAAGCCCCGCAGTCATTGACTCACTGACTAACTTAATAGAACAACTTTCCGATTATACGGTAAATTGGGGAACTCCTATAGAAGCGATAATTTATCCACCCCTACTAGATGAGTATCTCAGCCAAATTCAAGATTCAAGATTGCAGCAATTCAATAGAGAAATGAAGAATATATATGAGGCAGTAAAATACAACCAACTCGAGCAACTCATATCGGTATACCAGGCATCAAAGTGCGTGAGGAGTATGTGGGGCGCACCGTATCACTACATTTGCTTTAGCAAGATGGCTTATTCCTGA
- a CDS encoding nucleoside/nucleotide kinase family protein, whose amino-acid sequence MIDSNRIIGVDFDNTIVTYDDLMYKIAVEKGWISSEVSKSKKQIRDTIRQLPDGEIEWQKLQAIAYGSQMDEARLIDGVKEFFNLCKQHKIQTYIVSHKTEYANYDETQTNLRTAAIKWMGKNNFFSSIGLGLSQEQVFFASTRIGKIDKIKKLKCTDFIDDLEETFIEESFPESVNKILYAPHQQHSGKLQLKIVSRWQQINEYFFSRS is encoded by the coding sequence ATGATTGACAGTAATCGCATTATCGGTGTAGATTTTGACAATACCATCGTCACCTATGACGATCTTATGTACAAAATTGCTGTTGAAAAAGGTTGGATTTCTTCCGAAGTTAGCAAAAGTAAAAAGCAAATTCGCGACACCATTCGCCAGTTGCCAGACGGGGAAATAGAATGGCAAAAATTACAAGCTATTGCTTACGGTTCGCAAATGGATGAAGCTAGGTTAATAGACGGTGTAAAGGAATTTTTCAACTTGTGCAAACAACACAAAATCCAGACTTACATTGTCAGCCACAAAACCGAGTATGCTAATTACGATGAGACCCAAACTAATCTACGGACAGCCGCAATAAAATGGATGGGAAAAAATAACTTTTTTTCGTCTATAGGTTTAGGATTATCTCAAGAGCAGGTTTTTTTTGCATCAACGAGAATCGGGAAAATTGACAAAATTAAGAAGTTAAAATGTACTGACTTCATTGATGACTTAGAAGAAACATTTATTGAGGAATCTTTCCCAGAAAGCGTGAATAAGATTCTCTACGCACCCCACCAGCAGCATTCAGGCAAACTGCAACTAAAAATCGTCAGTAGATGGCAGCAAATTAATGAATATTTCTTCTCAAGAAGCTGA
- a CDS encoding transketolase, translated as MVAETLKTKSLGLDNRSREIRRTIVKILEASRRGHVGSSFSLIEILRVLYDDVLRYDSQNPKWSERDRCILSKGHGCLALYAMLADKGFFPESELWKFCQSDGILGGHPEARKVPGVEASTGSLGHGLSIGIGFALNARYEKANYRTFVILGDGESNEGSIWEAAMCAGKHKLSNLTVLVDYNKHQSYGTTYEVQDLEPLADKWRAFGFAATEVDGHSVEELRSVLLNLPLQPDRPTAIICHTIKGKGIPFAENNLKWHHKNKVSDQEIQSMLAALEDN; from the coding sequence ATGGTCGCTGAAACCCTGAAAACTAAATCCCTTGGACTGGACAACCGTTCCAGGGAGATCCGCAGAACAATTGTCAAGATTTTGGAAGCGAGTCGCCGGGGCCATGTGGGCTCTAGTTTTTCGTTGATTGAGATATTGCGGGTTCTTTACGACGACGTGCTGCGCTACGACTCCCAGAATCCAAAGTGGTCAGAGCGCGATCGCTGTATTCTCAGTAAAGGACATGGCTGCCTTGCTCTCTATGCCATGCTTGCCGACAAAGGCTTTTTTCCCGAATCAGAGTTGTGGAAATTTTGCCAAAGCGACGGCATTTTGGGAGGACACCCAGAGGCACGTAAAGTCCCCGGCGTTGAAGCTTCAACAGGGAGTCTGGGTCACGGTTTATCGATAGGAATTGGATTTGCTCTCAATGCCCGATACGAGAAAGCCAATTATCGCACATTTGTGATTTTGGGGGATGGGGAGTCCAACGAAGGCTCAATCTGGGAAGCGGCTATGTGTGCAGGCAAGCACAAACTCAGCAATCTCACCGTCCTGGTAGACTACAACAAGCATCAGTCCTACGGCACAACCTATGAAGTTCAGGATTTAGAACCCTTAGCTGATAAGTGGAGAGCCTTTGGTTTTGCAGCCACAGAAGTAGATGGTCACAGCGTGGAAGAATTGCGATCTGTACTGTTGAATTTGCCGCTGCAACCCGATCGACCAACAGCGATTATCTGCCATACTATCAAAGGCAAAGGCATTCCTTTTGCTGAAAATAATTTGAAATGGCATCACAAAAATAAAGTATCAGATCAAGAAATTCAATCGATGCTGGCAGCTTTGGAGGATAACTAA
- a CDS encoding transketolase family protein produces the protein MRQLCLDMVYEFAKKDRRIFFIGSDLGVGTLQKFKEEMPERFLMEGVNEANIIGMAAGLGLEGKIVYVNTIATFLSRRCFEQIVLDVCLHNVNVRLIANGGGLVYAPLGPTHLAIDDIGILRTIPNMTIVAPADESEMARLMPLTVDYPGPIYIRLGKGNEPILTPDNVPFQIGKAIAMREGNDALIITTGVTLKPALDAAEILNKQGLKAAVLHVHTIKPLDTDTIMEYAAVVPVIVTVEEHTLMGGLGSAVAELVAEANFNPAKRFKRIGIPDVFPEQYGSQESLMALYDITAENVAGVIAGLSQQRREPVQMVGA, from the coding sequence ATGCGTCAACTTTGCCTGGATATGGTGTATGAATTCGCCAAAAAAGATCGTCGGATTTTCTTCATTGGTTCGGATCTTGGCGTTGGCACCCTCCAAAAATTCAAAGAGGAAATGCCAGAGCGATTTTTGATGGAAGGGGTGAATGAAGCTAATATTATCGGCATGGCCGCTGGTTTGGGCCTAGAAGGTAAAATCGTTTACGTGAATACGATCGCGACCTTTCTCTCCCGCCGCTGTTTTGAGCAGATTGTCTTAGATGTCTGTCTGCACAATGTCAATGTCCGCCTGATTGCCAATGGTGGCGGTTTAGTGTATGCGCCATTGGGGCCAACTCACTTAGCAATCGATGACATCGGCATTTTGCGAACAATTCCTAACATGACAATTGTGGCCCCGGCTGATGAGTCTGAAATGGCAAGACTAATGCCATTAACTGTCGATTATCCCGGCCCAATTTACATCCGTTTGGGGAAGGGAAATGAGCCAATTTTAACCCCAGATAACGTACCCTTCCAAATTGGCAAAGCTATTGCCATGCGGGAGGGAAATGACGCGCTGATTATTACCACTGGTGTCACGCTCAAGCCGGCATTGGATGCAGCAGAAATTCTCAACAAACAAGGGTTAAAAGCGGCGGTACTTCACGTTCATACGATTAAGCCTCTGGACACGGATACCATTATGGAGTACGCTGCGGTTGTACCTGTGATTGTTACTGTGGAAGAACACACTTTAATGGGTGGACTGGGCAGCGCTGTGGCTGAATTAGTCGCTGAAGCCAACTTTAATCCTGCTAAGCGATTTAAGCGCATTGGCATTCCCGATGTGTTCCCGGAACAATACGGATCGCAAGAAAGTCTGATGGCCCTGTATGACATCACCGCTGAGAATGTGGCTGGTGTCATTGCGGGTTTATCCCAACAGCGGCGCGAACCGGTGCAAATGGTTGGTGCATAA
- a CDS encoding SDR family oxidoreductase, whose amino-acid sequence MTTPKHCLVTGAAGFIGSHLCDRLLALGHAVTGLDSLITGRLVNLERAKTYKTYNTFNFLEQDAAAITPSTLEGIDWVFHLAGLADLVPSIQNPGKYYHANVHSTYALLDACRHAPIQRFIYTASSTCYGIPHQYPTPESYPCSPEHPYALTKYLGEQLVLHWAKVYKLPALSLRLFNVYGPRSRTTGAYGAVFGVFLAQKLAGKPFTVVGDGSQTRDFTFVSDVVEAFIKAAESDMMGEIINICSGQPQSVLTLVKLLEGPITHIPKRPGEPDCTWGDIAKAKTLLGWQPQVSFPEGVSQMLANINMWREAPVWTPDAIQEATKEWFEHLGEN is encoded by the coding sequence TTGACTACCCCCAAACACTGTCTAGTCACCGGTGCCGCCGGCTTCATCGGCAGCCACCTGTGCGATCGCCTCCTTGCTCTCGGTCACGCTGTAACTGGTTTAGACAGCCTAATTACTGGTCGCCTTGTCAACTTAGAAAGGGCTAAAACCTATAAAACCTATAATACTTTTAATTTCCTAGAACAAGACGCAGCCGCCATTACGCCATCTACTTTAGAAGGCATTGACTGGGTATTTCACCTCGCAGGATTAGCGGATCTAGTCCCTTCTATCCAGAACCCCGGCAAGTATTACCACGCCAACGTCCATAGTACCTATGCCCTTCTAGATGCCTGCCGTCACGCCCCCATCCAACGGTTCATTTACACGGCATCCTCCACCTGCTACGGTATTCCCCACCAATATCCTACCCCAGAAAGCTATCCTTGCTCTCCCGAACACCCCTACGCTCTCACTAAGTATTTAGGAGAGCAATTGGTACTGCACTGGGCAAAAGTCTATAAACTCCCTGCCCTATCCCTGCGGCTGTTTAATGTCTACGGCCCCCGTTCCCGCACTACAGGGGCTTACGGAGCAGTATTTGGTGTCTTCTTAGCCCAAAAATTAGCCGGAAAACCATTCACCGTGGTAGGAGACGGCAGCCAAACAAGAGACTTTACTTTTGTTAGCGATGTTGTCGAAGCATTTATCAAAGCTGCTGAATCAGATATGATGGGTGAAATTATTAACATTTGTTCTGGTCAACCTCAAAGCGTCCTCACTCTAGTAAAACTTTTGGAAGGTCCTATCACCCACATTCCCAAACGCCCGGGAGAACCTGACTGTACGTGGGGAGACATCGCAAAGGCAAAAACCCTACTGGGATGGCAGCCGCAGGTTTCATTTCCAGAAGGGGTATCGCAGATGTTGGCAAATATTAATATGTGGCGAGAAGCCCCTGTTTGGACACCTGATGCGATTCAGGAAGCGACAAAAGAATGGTTTGAGCATCTGGGGGAAAATTAA
- a CDS encoding class I SAM-dependent methyltransferase has translation MTNDIEESATKEQVQWTETKALLGNDRLLLGPYFTYQFRNSPRRILHALSYHKFAAKMIGTGKQILEVGCSEGLGTLILSEFANECLGIDIDADAIAVAKETIASAKLQFRHADIIGGSFGKYDAVASFDVIEHIFPENEESFLSAVTGNLIDGGMFVVGTPNITSDHYASPVTRAGHINLYSADRLRESLAHHFQTVLMFSANDEIVHTGFAPMAHYLIGIGISPNRSLLIEH, from the coding sequence ATGACAAACGATATTGAAGAGTCAGCAACAAAAGAACAAGTACAATGGACTGAAACAAAGGCACTGCTGGGAAATGACAGGCTGTTACTTGGCCCTTACTTTACCTATCAGTTCCGTAATAGTCCCCGCCGAATTCTCCATGCCTTGAGCTATCATAAGTTTGCTGCTAAAATGATTGGTACAGGAAAGCAAATTCTTGAGGTAGGATGCAGTGAAGGGTTAGGAACGCTAATCCTATCTGAATTTGCAAATGAGTGTCTGGGGATTGATATTGATGCCGATGCGATCGCAGTTGCTAAGGAAACGATCGCTAGTGCCAAGCTACAGTTTCGCCACGCCGATATCATAGGCGGTTCCTTTGGAAAATATGATGCTGTTGCCAGCTTTGATGTCATAGAACATATTTTTCCCGAAAATGAAGAGAGTTTCTTAAGTGCGGTCACTGGTAATTTGATTGATGGGGGAATGTTTGTTGTCGGGACTCCTAACATTACTTCTGACCACTATGCTTCGCCAGTAACGAGGGCCGGTCACATCAATCTTTACTCGGCTGACCGCTTGCGGGAATCCTTGGCTCATCATTTTCAAACAGTATTAATGTTTTCTGCTAATGACGAGATAGTTCATACTGGATTTGCCCCGATGGCTCACTATTTAATTGGCATAGGTATATCGCCCAATCGATCTCTATTGATCGAGCATTAA
- a CDS encoding LIC12192 family sporadic carbohydrate cluster protein, whose amino-acid sequence MKVQKGWRGYIFSREIGGDFIPQRVQNIVIRNYAQTKGMLFLLSATEYYMDNCYMMLNALLEDLDSIAGIIFYSIKLLPPDAIHRKKIYTELLSKGCGLQFALEELAIFQENDIELIEDIIACKLLARDVTNTLSGTIAG is encoded by the coding sequence ATGAAAGTTCAAAAGGGATGGAGAGGATATATTTTTAGTCGGGAGATCGGTGGTGATTTTATTCCGCAGCGAGTACAAAATATTGTGATTCGTAACTACGCTCAGACTAAAGGTATGCTATTTTTGCTCAGTGCAACTGAATATTATATGGATAATTGCTACATGATGTTAAATGCCTTACTTGAAGATTTGGACTCAATTGCAGGGATTATTTTTTACTCTATTAAATTATTGCCACCAGATGCGATTCATAGAAAAAAAATATATACTGAATTGTTAAGCAAGGGGTGTGGGCTACAATTTGCTCTAGAGGAACTTGCTATTTTTCAAGAAAATGATATAGAGTTGATTGAAGATATAATAGCTTGCAAGCTCCTGGCGCGGGATGTCACAAATACTTTGTCTGGGACGATTGCTGGTTAA
- a CDS encoding class I SAM-dependent methyltransferase: MSYVDFITKVHTSTKRDYVARVVQHDKADCATIAKQYGQDYWDGDRQYGYGGYRYDGRWLPIAKEIVKHYDLKPGDKILDVGCGKAYLLYEFSQAIPGVEVAGIDISQYGIDNAKEEVKPFLQVGNATKLPFEDNTFDFVVSILTLHNLYNYELYAALQEIERVGNDKKYIVVESYRNERERVNLLYWQLTCESFYTPNEWEWCFKQSGYRGDYGCIFFE, encoded by the coding sequence GTGAGCTACGTCGATTTCATTACGAAAGTACATACCAGTACCAAGCGCGATTATGTCGCTCGTGTTGTCCAACACGATAAGGCAGATTGTGCCACAATTGCTAAGCAGTATGGTCAAGATTACTGGGATGGCGATCGCCAATACGGTTATGGTGGTTATCGCTACGATGGTCGTTGGCTGCCAATTGCTAAGGAGATAGTTAAGCATTACGATCTTAAACCAGGAGATAAAATTCTTGATGTTGGCTGCGGTAAGGCATATTTGCTTTATGAGTTTAGTCAAGCCATCCCTGGAGTAGAAGTTGCAGGGATAGACATCTCGCAGTATGGTATTGACAATGCTAAAGAGGAGGTAAAGCCTTTTTTACAAGTCGGAAATGCTACGAAGCTGCCATTTGAAGACAATACTTTTGACTTTGTAGTTTCGATTTTAACTCTGCACAATTTATACAATTACGAATTGTACGCGGCTTTGCAAGAAATTGAGCGAGTTGGCAATGATAAAAAATACATTGTTGTTGAGTCCTACAGAAATGAGCGGGAGCGAGTGAATCTGCTATATTGGCAGCTAACTTGCGAGTCTTTTTATACTCCTAATGAGTGGGAGTGGTGTTTTAAGCAAAGTGGCTATAGGGGGGATTATGGCTGTATTTTCTTCGAGTGA
- a CDS encoding sugar nucleotide-binding protein: MKQTDVSLIVGADSSMGRALAARLISAGKPVIETTRRHDTLSETRIFIDLTKEIANWHPPAKIDVAYLCAAVTSLEQCRQDPVHSAEVNVRNTLSLAKDLIARGTFVVFLSTNQVYDGSIPLRKADDKVCPQTEYGRQKAEAEKQLLALGNLVSIVRFTKVLSSRVPLFQGWIQALRNNQEIHPFLDMVMAPVPLYFAADVLSRLGELRLPGIVQVSGEKDISYDEVAYYLARQIDANLDLVKPRNSKEVNLQPEFVPLHTTLDTTQLRIQLRLEPPKVWSGIDLILRNNIDR; the protein is encoded by the coding sequence ATGAAACAAACAGATGTATCACTTATAGTAGGAGCTGACAGCTCAATGGGTCGAGCATTGGCCGCTCGACTAATAAGTGCTGGAAAGCCAGTCATTGAAACCACCCGGCGGCACGATACTCTCTCTGAAACAAGAATCTTTATCGACTTAACAAAAGAGATTGCCAACTGGCATCCTCCTGCTAAAATAGATGTAGCTTATCTGTGCGCTGCCGTAACTTCCCTCGAACAATGTCGCCAAGATCCGGTGCACAGTGCTGAAGTGAACGTCCGCAACACACTATCCTTAGCAAAGGATCTAATTGCTAGAGGTACATTTGTCGTATTTTTGTCAACCAATCAAGTCTACGATGGGTCGATTCCCTTGCGTAAAGCTGATGATAAAGTCTGTCCACAAACAGAATACGGCAGGCAGAAAGCTGAAGCTGAGAAACAGTTACTGGCTCTCGGTAACTTAGTTTCTATAGTGCGATTTACGAAAGTTCTTAGCTCTAGGGTGCCTTTGTTTCAAGGATGGATTCAGGCATTACGGAACAATCAGGAAATTCATCCCTTCTTAGATATGGTAATGGCTCCAGTCCCCCTATATTTTGCTGCCGATGTCTTGTCTCGGCTGGGCGAATTACGCTTGCCAGGAATTGTTCAAGTTTCTGGGGAGAAAGATATAAGTTACGACGAGGTGGCTTATTATCTTGCACGGCAAATTGACGCTAATCTAGACCTAGTGAAACCGCGCAACTCAAAGGAGGTTAATTTACAACCTGAATTTGTCCCTTTGCATACGACACTGGATACAACGCAACTGCGCATCCAACTTCGATTGGAGCCACCGAAGGTCTGGTCGGGAATAGACTTAATACTAAGGAATAATATTGATCGGTGA
- a CDS encoding sporadic carbohydrate cluster 2OG-Fe(II) oxygenase: MAVFSSSECLKVDSPSRENPFLTSEENEASAQFLRDGYIVFPLENDSLLNAVKKNLYQAGIELIGNQSKYSEADFFDRIHKIISVSELNDFRVKLIALMAQDKSLRPNIYSLGKKYIHWLVGNELAMQRNCNLSIQFPGDDSSLLPLHSDVWSGNSPYEIVFWLPLVNCYQTKSMFILPRAESEEVFRNFKQYSHLTAEDLFNKITDKLVWLEVNCGQGVIFSHSLLHGNRVNEESETRWTFNVRFKSLLSPYGTKELGESFLPITMRPVTKIGYNYIKPEC; the protein is encoded by the coding sequence ATGGCTGTATTTTCTTCGAGTGAGTGCCTTAAAGTTGACAGTCCCAGTAGGGAAAACCCATTTTTGACTTCTGAAGAAAATGAGGCTAGCGCTCAGTTTTTAAGAGACGGTTATATTGTATTTCCCTTAGAAAATGATTCTCTCTTAAATGCAGTCAAGAAAAATCTCTATCAGGCAGGAATTGAGTTAATTGGCAATCAAAGTAAATATTCAGAAGCAGATTTTTTTGATCGCATTCATAAAATCATTTCAGTCAGCGAACTAAACGATTTTCGAGTGAAGCTAATCGCTCTGATGGCACAGGATAAAAGCTTGAGACCAAACATTTATTCTTTGGGCAAGAAGTATATTCATTGGCTAGTTGGTAACGAATTGGCAATGCAGAGAAACTGCAATTTAAGCATCCAGTTTCCAGGGGATGACAGTTCCCTTTTGCCACTGCATTCTGATGTCTGGTCGGGAAATTCGCCCTATGAAATTGTGTTTTGGCTGCCCTTGGTGAATTGTTACCAAACCAAGTCAATGTTTATCTTGCCCAGAGCAGAATCAGAGGAGGTATTTAGAAACTTCAAACAATATTCTCATCTTACTGCCGAAGATCTTTTTAATAAAATTACAGATAAATTGGTTTGGTTAGAGGTTAATTGTGGACAAGGAGTGATATTTTCTCATTCCCTACTTCATGGGAACCGAGTTAATGAAGAGTCAGAAACGAGATGGACTTTTAATGTTCGGTTTAAGAGTTTGCTTTCTCCTTATGGGACGAAGGAATTAGGCGAATCATTTTTGCCAATTACGATGCGTCCAGTTACAAAAATAGGGTACAATTATATCAAACCGGAGTGCTGA
- a CDS encoding class I SAM-dependent methyltransferase encodes MSDLTQKTREMQYQNCVELRDSKGLTHLGLMSNQVWHDDPKRLLFVLSRYKFVAKMFGGMNSVLEIGCADAFATRVVRQEVKHLTAVDFDPVFVKDAIDRMDEKWQFDCVVHNILEKPVEGLFDGAYALDVLEHIRQEDEQHFMSNIVQSLTEQGVLIIGMPSIQSQAYASAASKEGHVNCKDQKELKELMSRFFHNVFIFSMNDEVVHTGFYSMAHYLFALCCMKKDSTT; translated from the coding sequence GTGAGCGACTTGACACAGAAAACTCGAGAAATGCAGTATCAAAATTGTGTTGAATTGCGCGACAGTAAAGGACTCACACACTTGGGTCTAATGAGCAACCAAGTATGGCATGACGATCCTAAACGCTTGCTATTTGTCTTATCGAGATACAAGTTTGTGGCTAAGATGTTTGGAGGTATGAACAGTGTGCTTGAAATCGGCTGCGCGGATGCGTTTGCAACTAGAGTTGTCCGGCAAGAAGTCAAACATCTAACGGCAGTTGATTTTGACCCGGTGTTTGTTAAGGATGCGATCGATCGCATGGACGAAAAGTGGCAGTTTGATTGTGTAGTTCACAATATTCTGGAAAAACCTGTAGAAGGACTGTTTGATGGTGCTTATGCTTTAGATGTGCTAGAACATATCCGCCAGGAAGACGAGCAGCATTTTATGTCCAATATCGTTCAATCTCTGACTGAACAAGGAGTATTAATAATCGGGATGCCATCAATTCAGTCCCAGGCTTATGCCTCGGCTGCGAGTAAGGAAGGACACGTCAATTGCAAAGACCAGAAAGAGTTAAAAGAGTTAATGTCGCGTTTTTTCCATAACGTATTTATTTTCTCGATGAATGATGAGGTCGTGCATACAGGATTTTACTCAATGGCGCACTATCTTTTTGCATTGTGCTGTATGAAAAAGGACTCTACTACCTAA
- a CDS encoding phosphotransferase yields MNISSQEADKDSSEIKSVCSRLLGSEVNHIQRIGGGRNSKVYKLTCANDSQYAAKLYFRHNSDKRNRLVTEFSSLQFLWENGVSQIPQPLVADKDFGCALYEYIEGSNILPQEATSNEISKAVDFLVKLAELKVRKNSHFLPLASEAFFSVQAIVQNIEQRLSRLSALPNSEAPYKALAEFLTGEFQPAFHQIVNWCQTNLNQSEMSYTAEIEEREKTLSPSDFGFHNALRRANGEIIFVDFEYFGWDDPAKTISDFLLHPGMDLADGVRQQFFGEMLRGFRDYRHLAKRVEIVYPLFGLKWCLILLNEFVPQDLLRRGFAQGSDLDRSPLQIEQLAKAKRMLQKILANYEQFPYGR; encoded by the coding sequence ATGAATATTTCTTCTCAAGAAGCTGACAAGGACAGTTCAGAAATTAAATCAGTTTGCTCTCGGTTACTAGGAAGTGAGGTAAATCACATTCAAAGAATAGGTGGAGGGCGAAATAGTAAAGTTTATAAGCTGACTTGTGCAAACGATAGCCAATACGCTGCTAAACTGTATTTTCGTCATAATTCTGACAAAAGAAACCGCCTAGTTACTGAATTTTCGAGCTTGCAGTTCCTTTGGGAAAATGGCGTAAGTCAAATTCCTCAGCCGCTTGTAGCTGATAAAGACTTTGGATGCGCTCTGTATGAATATATCGAGGGCAGCAATATCTTACCTCAAGAGGCAACAAGCAATGAAATCAGTAAAGCTGTTGACTTTTTAGTTAAATTGGCGGAACTTAAAGTCAGAAAAAACAGTCACTTCCTGCCACTGGCATCAGAGGCATTTTTTTCAGTTCAAGCTATCGTTCAAAACATTGAACAACGCTTAAGCAGATTATCCGCACTTCCTAATAGTGAAGCTCCCTATAAAGCTTTGGCCGAGTTTTTGACAGGCGAGTTCCAGCCAGCATTTCACCAGATTGTAAATTGGTGTCAGACAAATCTCAATCAGTCGGAAATGTCCTACACCGCCGAAATAGAAGAGCGAGAAAAAACCCTAAGTCCTTCTGATTTTGGATTTCACAATGCTTTGAGGCGGGCAAATGGTGAAATAATATTTGTGGATTTTGAGTATTTTGGCTGGGATGACCCGGCTAAGACAATCTCTGATTTCCTCCTACATCCAGGGATGGATTTAGCGGATGGTGTGAGACAGCAGTTTTTCGGCGAAATGCTTCGGGGTTTTCGAGACTACAGGCATCTTGCCAAGCGAGTCGAGATTGTCTATCCCCTATTCGGACTAAAGTGGTGTCTGATACTGTTAAATGAGTTTGTGCCTCAAGACTTGCTTCGCCGGGGGTTTGCTCAAGGGAGCGACCTAGATCGGAGTCCGTTGCAGATTGAACAGTTGGCAAAAGCCAAGCGAATGTTACAAAAAATCCTGGCAAATTACGAGCAGTTCCCTTATGGTCGCTGA